The Candidatus Pelagibacter sp. IMCC9063 genome has a window encoding:
- the hisH gene encoding imidazole glycerol phosphate synthase subunit HisH, whose translation MIISIFDYGSGNIKSVSKAVESAANNLQKNVSVQVIHDPKKIKEADKIILPGQGSFKQCAQHLRGIPGVVDELNDFVLNKKKNIFGICVGMQLFADFGEEDGGSKGLGWIQGEVKKIKIINPELKLPHMGWNEIVLKETNPLFQNLSEDKHFYFVHSYEFIAQDQINVAASTFYQDEITVAIFKDNIFGTQFHPEKSQKNGIQILENFISW comes from the coding sequence ATGATCATATCCATCTTTGATTATGGATCTGGCAATATCAAGTCAGTTTCAAAAGCTGTAGAATCAGCCGCTAATAATTTACAAAAAAATGTTTCCGTTCAGGTTATTCATGATCCCAAAAAAATTAAAGAGGCAGACAAAATTATTTTACCGGGACAAGGTTCGTTTAAGCAATGTGCACAACATTTACGAGGCATTCCTGGAGTTGTAGATGAGCTCAATGACTTTGTGTTAAATAAGAAAAAAAATATCTTTGGTATTTGCGTGGGCATGCAATTATTTGCAGACTTTGGAGAAGAAGATGGAGGCTCTAAAGGCTTAGGATGGATACAAGGAGAGGTCAAAAAAATTAAAATTATTAATCCAGAATTAAAGCTTCCTCATATGGGATGGAATGAGATTGTTTTAAAAGAAACTAATCCTTTGTTTCAAAATTTAAGTGAGGACAAGCATTTTTATTTTGTTCATAGTTATGAATTTATTGCACAAGATCAAATTAATGTTGCAGCATCTACATTTTATCAGGACGAGATAACAGTAGCTATTTTTAAGGATAATATTTTTGGGACTCAGTTTCATCCAGAAAAAAGCCAAAAAAATGGGATCCAAATATTAGAAAATTTTATAAGTTGGTAA
- the hisA gene encoding 1-(5-phosphoribosyl)-5-[(5-phosphoribosylamino)methylideneamino]imidazole-4-carboxamide isomerase, producing the protein MIIYPAIDLKNQKCVRLYKGDFSKEEIFNDSPLDQAQQFEKLGFQNLHIVDLDRTLSSNNTNLNSIKEIAKNTSLKIQVGGGLRTLENIEEVLRLGVENVVMGTAAVENIDLLKEVSIKYPNQISVGIDVRKGFLALKGWTDQTQLLAFDFVDQIKECPIKSIIFTDIDKDGTKEGVNLEETLKLATISKVPVIASGGVAKIEDVFDIQKTQKIGGVIIGKAIYDGSINLEELVKVK; encoded by the coding sequence ATGATTATTTATCCAGCCATCGATCTTAAAAATCAGAAGTGTGTAAGGCTTTATAAGGGAGACTTTTCCAAGGAAGAAATTTTTAATGATTCTCCATTAGACCAAGCACAACAATTTGAGAAACTAGGCTTTCAGAATTTACACATTGTAGATCTGGATAGAACATTAAGCTCCAACAACACAAACTTAAATTCTATAAAAGAAATTGCGAAAAACACTTCTTTAAAAATCCAAGTGGGGGGTGGATTAAGAACTTTAGAAAACATCGAAGAGGTTTTAAGGTTGGGTGTTGAAAATGTTGTTATGGGTACTGCTGCAGTAGAAAATATCGATTTATTAAAAGAGGTTTCTATAAAATACCCCAATCAAATTTCAGTAGGGATAGATGTTAGAAAAGGATTTTTAGCTTTAAAAGGATGGACGGATCAAACGCAATTGTTAGCATTTGATTTTGTAGATCAGATTAAGGAATGTCCAATTAAAAGTATTATTTTTACCGATATTGATAAAGATGGAACAAAAGAAGGCGTAAATCTTGAGGAAACATTAAAGCTAGCGACTATAAGCAAAGTTCCAGTAATTGCTTCAGGGGGTGTTGCAAAAATAGAGGATGTGTTTGATATACAAAAAACCCAAAAGATTGGTGGAGTTATAATTGGCAAGGCTATTTACGACGGCTCTATTAATTTAGAAGAATTGGTTAAAGTTAAGTAG
- the hisF gene encoding imidazole glycerol phosphate synthase subunit HisF, which translates to MLKKRIIPCLDVKNGRVVKGINFVNLVDAGNPVEQAKIYSDGGADEICFLDITASNENRDILLDTVQKTAEQCFVPLTVGGGVRSIQDIRNLLMAGADKVSINTAAIKNPNLIKEAALQFGSQCIVVAIDVKHVASNKWGVFTHGGREPTELDALEFALLAENNGAGEILLTSMDKDGTKSGYDLQLTKSMTNSLKIPVVASGGVGTLEHIKDGIVKGGASAVLAASIFHFGEFSISQVKEYLNSENVPVRI; encoded by the coding sequence ATGTTAAAAAAAAGAATTATTCCCTGTCTCGATGTAAAAAATGGAAGGGTGGTAAAAGGTATTAATTTTGTTAATTTAGTAGATGCTGGTAACCCGGTAGAGCAAGCAAAAATTTATAGCGACGGTGGAGCAGATGAGATTTGTTTTTTAGACATTACTGCTTCTAATGAGAATAGAGATATTTTATTAGACACAGTTCAAAAAACAGCAGAGCAATGTTTTGTTCCTTTAACGGTCGGAGGCGGAGTAAGATCAATTCAAGATATACGAAATCTTTTGATGGCAGGGGCTGATAAAGTTTCTATCAATACAGCAGCAATTAAAAATCCAAATCTTATTAAAGAAGCAGCTCTACAATTTGGCTCTCAATGCATAGTGGTTGCTATTGATGTCAAACATGTAGCATCCAATAAATGGGGTGTCTTTACTCATGGTGGAAGAGAACCAACAGAACTGGATGCCTTAGAGTTTGCCTTATTGGCGGAAAATAATGGTGCAGGTGAAATTTTACTTACCTCTATGGATAAAGATGGAACAAAGTCAGGATACGACTTGCAGCTAACAAAGAGCATGACAAACAGCTTAAAAATACCAGTAGTTGCCTCAGGAGGGGTTGGAACTTTAGAGCACATCAAGGACGGAATTGTTAAAGGAGGGGCAAGTGCTGTTCTGGCTGCATCCATTTTTCATTTTGGAGAATTTTCCATCTCTCAAGTAAAAGAATATTTAAACTCAGAGAATGTTCCTGTAAGAATATAA
- the hisE gene encoding phosphoribosyl-ATP diphosphatase, with protein MFKTLEELIEIIRSRKNATKDKSYTNQLLNNKTLSKEKTEEELQELLEAIQLNKNQTHEAADLIYHLLVLLECNDIKIEDVMDELKKRQQQSGLDEKASR; from the coding sequence ATGTTTAAAACTTTAGAAGAATTAATAGAAATTATTCGTTCTAGAAAAAATGCAACTAAAGACAAATCTTATACGAACCAACTGCTTAACAACAAGACTCTAAGCAAAGAAAAAACAGAAGAAGAACTTCAAGAATTGCTGGAAGCGATTCAACTCAATAAAAATCAAACGCATGAAGCTGCAGATTTAATCTATCATTTATTGGTACTTCTAGAATGTAACGATATAAAAATCGAAGATGTCATGGATGAACTAAAAAAAAGACAACAACAGTCCGGGTTAGATGAAAAAGCAAGTCGTTAA
- a CDS encoding histidine triad nucleotide-binding protein, whose protein sequence is MSYDRNNIFAKILRKEIPCDKIYENDHVLAFKDINPQAKIHVLVIPKGAYVNMDDFSQNAKNDEIVALTRALGEVTKIVGLSSYSEGKGYRYIGNNGPDGGQEVPHLHFHIIGGEPLGRMVSKK, encoded by the coding sequence ATGAGTTATGATAGGAACAATATTTTTGCAAAAATATTAAGAAAAGAAATCCCTTGTGATAAAATTTATGAAAACGACCATGTGTTAGCATTTAAGGATATAAATCCTCAGGCCAAGATTCATGTGTTAGTCATTCCAAAAGGTGCTTATGTTAATATGGATGATTTTTCTCAAAATGCTAAGAACGATGAGATTGTAGCTCTTACAAGAGCTTTGGGAGAAGTTACAAAAATAGTTGGCCTGTCATCTTATTCTGAAGGAAAAGGTTATAGATACATAGGGAATAATGGACCAGATGGAGGACAAGAAGTTCCTCACTTACACTTTCACATTATAGGTGGTGAACCCCTTGGAAGAATGGTTTCTAAAAAGTAA
- a CDS encoding GNAT family N-acetyltransferase: protein MTQRVQRYFLEMKNKKDFNPAVCGIFNLKILEQGKEDPQFCKFLYQKIGEDFHWKDRLGWSLEEWKNYLDSKKLKFYTAYIGEEPVGYYEYLNHEETKEVEITYFGIFKNYYGKKVGGYLLSHALETAWKHSPKRVWVHTCTLDHPNALRNYIARGMNIFKKEAVSVPV, encoded by the coding sequence ATGACTCAAAGAGTTCAAAGATATTTTTTAGAAATGAAGAATAAAAAAGATTTTAACCCAGCGGTGTGTGGAATTTTTAATTTAAAAATTTTAGAACAAGGAAAAGAAGACCCCCAGTTTTGTAAGTTTTTATACCAAAAAATAGGAGAAGATTTTCATTGGAAAGATAGGTTGGGTTGGAGCCTAGAAGAGTGGAAAAATTATTTAGATAGTAAAAAATTAAAATTTTACACAGCATATATCGGAGAAGAACCCGTTGGTTACTATGAATATCTTAACCATGAAGAGACTAAAGAAGTAGAAATTACTTACTTTGGAATTTTTAAAAATTATTATGGAAAAAAAGTAGGGGGTTATTTATTAAGCCATGCTTTAGAAACAGCATGGAAACATAGCCCCAAAAGAGTCTGGGTGCATACGTGTACTTTAGATCATCCTAACGCTTTGAGAAATTATATTGCAAGAGGGATGAATATTTTTAAGAAGGAAGCAGTCTCAGTTCCCGTCTAG